One genomic segment of Catalinimonas alkaloidigena includes these proteins:
- a CDS encoding response regulator produces the protein MKILIVDDDDIMLQLVAHQLRNLGQYDVFTATNGKKAIQLAKKQQPDMIITDLLMPVASGTELVEYIRETLKLNAYIIVVSSIGLEHIRKEALEMGANRFMTKPFDLGQLMECIQEVNTMTQAS, from the coding sequence ATGAAAATATTGATAGTTGATGACGATGATATCATGTTACAACTGGTGGCACATCAGTTAAGAAATCTGGGGCAATATGATGTTTTTACTGCGACTAACGGAAAAAAGGCTATCCAACTCGCAAAAAAACAACAGCCAGACATGATCATTACGGATTTATTGATGCCTGTAGCCTCAGGCACTGAATTGGTAGAATACATCAGAGAAACCCTTAAGCTCAATGCTTATATTATTGTGGTTTCCTCAATCGGCCTGGAGCATATCAGAAAAGAAGCATTAGAGATGGGAGCTAACCGATTTATGACTAAGCCTTTTGATCTCGGACAACTTATGGAATGTATTCAGGAGGTTAACACTATGACCCAGGCTTCATGA
- a CDS encoding YaiO family outer membrane beta-barrel protein — translation MKRYFCTIFILHFTYLAFSQTDSLYHAAKQHAYSVNYAQAQRDLNFILLEHPEHYDALFLQAMVMAWSGEFMPALRQLNFLINRFPPTEEALEAIARINYWAGEHVKAILSADKGLALYPDNENLMYIRAQALTAHQQYDEAIHTLDTLLQEDDSTKLHKEANSLKEKVEVLRRKNAVGVEYKQSRFSNTFTPWHQFTTFYQRKLPRTLMIGRLKYAQMFDQQGVQAEVDAYPQIDASTYAYVNLGFSNATFFPKIRWGAEIFRLLPDAWEASAGVRGLYFQDLPIHIYTAQLGRYFPTYWLSVRAYMSSLESTTPFTALLTARRYLKNEDHYTTLYLGNGATPLKINSLTEVQRLNATWLGIDYQHPLKKRLWLIRSSLEFQQEDYAEIRLTDRLSFTIHLKRRF, via the coding sequence ATGAAAAGGTATTTTTGTACCATATTTATATTACACTTTACTTATCTAGCTTTTAGCCAGACTGATTCTCTTTATCATGCCGCAAAACAACATGCTTACAGTGTTAATTATGCACAGGCACAGCGTGATCTAAACTTCATTCTGCTTGAGCACCCTGAGCACTACGATGCCCTTTTTTTGCAGGCTATGGTAATGGCCTGGAGTGGTGAATTTATGCCTGCTTTGCGCCAGCTCAACTTTCTTATCAACCGGTTTCCTCCGACTGAGGAAGCATTGGAAGCAATTGCAAGAATTAATTACTGGGCAGGAGAGCACGTAAAAGCTATCCTAAGTGCGGATAAAGGTCTTGCGCTTTATCCTGATAATGAAAACCTGATGTACATCCGTGCCCAGGCACTTACCGCTCACCAGCAATATGATGAAGCCATCCACACTTTAGATACACTCCTCCAAGAAGACGATTCAACCAAGCTCCATAAGGAGGCAAACAGCTTGAAAGAAAAAGTAGAAGTACTAAGAAGAAAAAATGCAGTTGGAGTAGAATACAAACAGAGTCGCTTTAGTAATACTTTTACTCCCTGGCACCAGTTTACTACCTTTTATCAAAGAAAGCTGCCCCGTACTTTAATGATTGGCAGACTGAAATATGCTCAGATGTTTGATCAGCAGGGTGTTCAGGCAGAAGTTGACGCATACCCTCAAATTGATGCCAGTACGTACGCCTACGTAAACCTTGGCTTTTCAAATGCTACTTTTTTTCCTAAAATCAGATGGGGTGCTGAAATTTTCCGCCTCCTTCCTGATGCGTGGGAAGCTTCCGCTGGAGTGAGAGGATTGTACTTTCAAGATTTGCCCATTCATATCTATACTGCTCAACTAGGGCGCTACTTTCCTACTTACTGGCTTTCTGTCAGAGCTTATATGTCTTCATTAGAAAGTACAACCCCTTTTACAGCATTACTTACCGCAAGAAGGTATCTCAAAAATGAAGACCATTATACCACACTCTATTTGGGAAATGGAGCTACACCTCTAAAAATTAATAGTTTGACCGAGGTGCAGCGACTGAATGCTACATGGTTAGGCATAGATTATCAGCATCCTCTGAAGAAAAGACTGTGGCTCATTCGTTCGTCCTTGGAGTTTCAGCAGGAAGATTACGCTGAGATCAGGCTCACAGACCGGCTTAGTTTTACGATTCACCTGAAAAGGAGGTTTTAG
- a CDS encoding HEAT repeat domain-containing protein — protein sequence MIINKFQKNELKNKEQKQLMTDLLIELKKSFSGNAKRQFQQLYVCLGLQQESIAKLKSRRILQKIKGVRELSEIGCHCPELETAFVDWQNAPQTLLADEVKIAAIRMNSPHMLSFFSQQKSPISEWLQIQLRFQLQTLPSESIPGFSRWLGANEPSAIVFLLQMITLFQQEDALESVLPLLYHTDDEVKAEAINTLEALDAKQYLSNIINLLDANDENLKIKAIHAIGKLGHIFHANLLRPLLRQESPGLKEAAELAIAEILERTPKKSKEPYKHIPHKSEHI from the coding sequence TTGATTATCAACAAGTTCCAAAAAAATGAATTAAAGAATAAAGAGCAGAAGCAATTGATGACAGACCTTCTTATAGAACTTAAAAAGAGCTTTAGCGGCAATGCTAAAAGGCAATTTCAGCAGTTGTACGTTTGTTTAGGGTTACAACAGGAGTCTATTGCGAAGCTCAAAAGCAGACGTATTCTTCAAAAAATCAAGGGGGTACGTGAATTATCAGAAATTGGATGTCATTGCCCTGAATTGGAAACGGCATTTGTGGATTGGCAGAATGCACCTCAAACCTTATTAGCCGACGAGGTGAAAATAGCCGCTATCCGAATGAATTCACCACATATGCTTAGCTTTTTTTCTCAACAAAAGAGTCCAATCAGTGAGTGGTTGCAAATTCAGCTCCGATTTCAGTTGCAGACATTACCTTCTGAGTCAATTCCCGGTTTTTCTCGCTGGCTAGGTGCAAATGAGCCATCGGCAATCGTTTTTCTACTGCAAATGATAACTTTATTCCAGCAAGAAGATGCCCTTGAGTCGGTTCTACCCCTGTTATATCATACCGATGATGAAGTTAAAGCTGAGGCGATCAACACATTAGAAGCTTTGGATGCTAAGCAATACCTGAGCAACATCATCAATCTGCTAGACGCAAATGATGAGAACCTCAAAATCAAGGCTATTCATGCTATCGGCAAGCTTGGTCATATTTTTCACGCCAACTTACTCCGCCCCCTTTTGCGTCAGGAATCTCCCGGACTTAAAGAAGCTGCTGAATTAGCAATAGCTGAAATTCTTGAGAGAACGCCCAAAAAATCTAAAGAACCTTACAAACATATACCTCATAAAAGCGAGCACATATGA
- a CDS encoding dihydrofolate reductase, translating into MIKSIIAAKSNNNVIGKENDLVWHMPADLKFFKNTTKGHYVIMGRKTFESMNGPLPNRTHIIITRNPDYQVEGCFVVGDIEKAFQIAQKNQQDEVFILGGAEIYRQTIDKADKMYITEIKSTFDGDAFFPEINTNTWKESKREEYKADEKNPYPYAFVEYLKR; encoded by the coding sequence ATGATCAAATCAATCATTGCTGCCAAATCCAACAATAATGTTATTGGTAAAGAAAACGATCTGGTATGGCATATGCCTGCTGACCTTAAATTTTTTAAAAATACTACCAAAGGGCACTACGTAATCATGGGGAGAAAGACTTTTGAGTCTATGAATGGACCACTACCTAATCGCACCCATATTATTATTACCCGTAATCCTGATTATCAGGTTGAAGGCTGTTTTGTAGTAGGTGATATTGAAAAGGCATTTCAGATCGCTCAGAAAAACCAACAAGATGAAGTTTTTATTTTGGGCGGTGCAGAAATTTATCGTCAGACAATCGATAAAGCTGATAAAATGTATATCACCGAAATTAAATCCACCTTTGATGGTGATGCTTTTTTCCCGGAAATAAATACGAACACTTGGAAAGAAAGCAAGCGCGAAGAGTATAAAGCTGATGAAAAGAATCCTTATCCCTACGCTTTTGTAGAATATTTAAAGAGATAA